A region from the uncultured Bacteroides sp. genome encodes:
- a CDS encoding RHS repeat-associated core domain-containing protein, with protein MKRILVDGGYIEGGAYYFYLTDHLGNNRVVANASGGIVQTNHYYPFRMSFAEGVTTSGQPYKYNGKELDTERGLNLYDYSARLMDPALGRFSTVDPSTEKYYGISPYVYVGNNPLRLIDPDGRDWRIVTRYNEQSRKMEYNITVNAALYNNSNDRSIDMEKLSTAIQEQVNSIYNISGKDFEVNMDFNLRIASSVDEISDKDHVFQVVNQTDFRKSRAGIIQGESSTPGLSIKLGTMAVSNLISGEDKRTAAHELGHTGGLHHPMNEDKRDNLMMQAVKVKGDYSKSTHLTRDQIKLLRDNYINNKLNFNSPKKNNW; from the coding sequence CCTGGTTGATGGCGGTTATATAGAAGGTGGTGCTTATTACTTCTATCTGACTGATCATTTGGGCAATAACCGTGTGGTAGCGAATGCCAGTGGAGGAATCGTTCAGACGAATCATTATTATCCGTTCCGAATGTCTTTTGCGGAAGGTGTAACTACAAGCGGGCAGCCTTACAAGTACAACGGTAAGGAACTGGATACGGAAAGGGGATTGAATTTGTATGATTACTCGGCTAGATTGATGGATCCTGCTTTGGGTAGGTTTAGTACGGTGGATCCTTCGACGGAGAAATACTATGGGATTAGCCCGTATGTGTATGTAGGAAATAATCCATTGAGACTTATTGATCCGGATGGAAGAGATTGGAGAATAGTAACGCGGTACAATGAACAAAGCCGTAAAATGGAATACAATATAACAGTGAACGCAGCTCTTTACAATAATTCAAACGATCGGAGTATTGATATGGAGAAATTATCAACGGCTATTCAAGAACAAGTGAATAGTATATATAATATTTCAGGCAAGGACTTCGAAGTAAATATGGACTTTAACTTGAGAATAGCTTCATCTGTAGATGAGATTAGTGATAAAGATCATGTATTTCAAGTCGTTAATCAGACAGACTTCCGCAAATCGAGAGCTGGAATAATTCAGGGGGAATCTTCCACTCCGGGGCTAAGCATAAAACTAGGAACTATGGCTGTTAGTAATTTGATAAGTGGTGAAGATAAAAGAACAGCAGCTCATGAGTTAGGGCATACCGGAGGTTTACATCATCCGATGAATGAGGACAAACGCGATAATTTGATGATGCAAGCTGTTAAAGTTAAAGGAGACTACTCTAAATCGACTCATCTAACGCGAGATCAAATAAAATTATTAAGAGATAATTATATTAATAATAAACTAAACTTCAATTCTCCTAAGAAAAATAATTGGTAA